The Setaria viridis chromosome 6, Setaria_viridis_v4.0, whole genome shotgun sequence genome contains a region encoding:
- the LOC117862122 gene encoding uncharacterized protein, with the protein MARPPDLIDDATTEILLRLPPDDPACLVRASLVCKAWRELLSGPAFLRRYRAFHGAPPLLGFLRNIYDEGPRARFVVAAATGSASPFSAPAFDRPNWWVVECRHGRALLQSFEQHEPRRLVVWDPITGDQQHVPVPDYPYFCRTAAVLCAADGCGHLDCHGGPFLVVVIGAYDDGDLSWASVYSSETGAWTTSSSIRLDAYIEERPSLLAGDALYFSILQGNRSRILKYDLVGRGLQLINVPDMYEETDSIVVTSEDGGLGLAGVKDGNLHLWTWQAGPQGVAEWVQGRMVKLRMLLPVIDPLVSLDVIGFIEGKGTIFISSDVGVFAVMPKSGQVKKVGERGSYTYCTIAPYVSFYTPDLAKGRLLPP; encoded by the exons ATGGCGCGGCCGCCGGATCTGATCGACGACGCCACCACcgagatcctcctccgcctcccgccggacGACCCGGCGTGCCTCGTGCGCGCCTCCCTCGTCTGCAAGGCCTGGCGCGAGCTCCTCTCCGGccccgccttcctccgccgctaccgcgcgttccacggcgcgccgcccctgctcggCTTCCTCCGCAACATCTACGACGAGGGCCCCCGCGCTCGattcgtcgtcgccgccgccaccggcagcGCCTCCCCCTTCTCCGCGCCGGCGTTCGACCGCCCCAACTGGTGGGTCGTCGAGTGTCGCCACGGGCGCGCGCTGCTCCAATCCTTCGAGCAGCATGAGCCACGGCGCCTCGTCGTCTGGGACCCCATCACCGGCGACCAGCAGCACGTGCCCGTGCCCGATTACCCTTACTTCTGCCGCACCGCGGCGGTGCTCTGCGCCGCGGACGGCTGCGGCCACCTCGACTGCCACGGCGGCCCgttcctcgtcgtcgtcatcggcgCCTACGACGACGGGGATCTCAGTTGGGCGAGCGTGTACTCATCCGAGACTGGCGCATGGACCACGTCGTCCTCCATTCGACTTGACGCCTACATCGAGGAGAGGCCCAGTCTCCTTGCCGGAGACGCGCTCTACTTTAGCATTCTACAAGGCAACAGAAGTCGAATTCTCAAGTATGACTTGGTTGGGCGGGGTCTCCAACTTATCAACGTGCCGGACATGTATGAGGAGACGGATAGCATTGTTGTGACCTCCGAGGACGGCGGTCTAGGACTCGCCGGGGTGAAGGATGGTAATCTCCACCTGTGGACATGGCAGGCTGGCCCTCAAGGCGTTGCAGAATGGGTGCAAGGCAGGATGGTAAAGCTTAGGATGCTGCTCCCCGTTATTGATCCGTTGGTCTCACTTGATGTGATTGGCTTCATAGAGGGCAAAGGTACCATTTTCATTAGCTCAGATGTTGGTGTCTTCGCAGTCATGCCCAAGTCAGGGCAGGTGAAGAAGGTCGGGGAGAGAGGGTCCTACACCTACTGCACCATTGCACCGTACGTGAGCTTCTACACTCCAG ATCTTGCTAAGGGCAGATTGCTACCACCGTGA
- the LOC117861651 gene encoding ATP-dependent 6-phosphofructokinase 5, chloroplastic yields the protein MAAALKSSSSFYSTQQHQWLLSKKDQSLHGSSHANAKQCKSKKITKLAPLCVKATSSKVELDFNDPSWKQKFQEDWEQRFSLPSITDIYDLKPRPTTFSLKKNRTPTGDENVDMWNGYVNNDDRALLKVIKYSSPTSAGAECIDPECSWVEQWVHRAGPRKEIYYEPEEVKAAIVTCGGLCPGLNDVIRQIVFTLETYGVKNIVGIPFGYRGFFEKGLKEMPLSRHLVENINLNGGSFLGVSRGGAKTSEIVDSIQARRIDMLFVLGGNGTHAGANAIHEECRKRKLKVSVVAVPKTIDNDILLMDKTFGFDTAVEEAQRAINSAYIEARSAYHGIGLVKLMGRSSGFIAMHASLSSGQVDVCLIPEVPFTLDGELGVLQHLEHLLKTKGFCVVCVAEAAGQDLLQNSGATDASGNVILSDIGVHMQQKIKTHFKDIGVPADVKYIDPTYMVRACRANASDAILCTVLGQNAVHGAFAGFSGITSCICNTHYVYLPITEVIKAPKRVNPNSRMWHRCLTSTGQPDFH from the exons ATGGCTGCTGCTTTGAAATCAAGCAGCAGTTTTTATAGCACACAACAGCACCAGTGGCTGCTGTCAAAAAAGGATCAAAGTTTACATGGTTCTTCACACGCAAATGCCAAACAATGCAAAAGCAAGAAGATAACAAAGCTTGCCCCACTTTGTGTTAAAGCTACTTCCTCGAAAGTGGAATTAGATTTTAACGATCCATCTTGGAAGCAGAAATTTCAGGAAGACTGGGAACAAAGATTTAGTTTGCCAAGTATCACTGATATATATGATTTGAAACCAAGGCCAACTACATTCTCACTCAAGAAAAACAG GACTCCTACAGGTGATGAAAATGTGGATATGTGGAATGGCTATGTTAACAATGATGATAGGGCACTTTTGAAG GTGATAAAATATTCATCGCCTACATCTGCTGGAGCAGAGTGCATTGATCCCGAGTGTAGCTGGGTGGAGCAATG GGTGCATCGGGCAGGACCACGCAAGGAGATATACTATGAGCCAGAGGAAGTTAAAGCTGCCATAGTTACCTGTGGAGGACTCTGCCCTGGTTTGAATGATGTCATCAGACAG ATAGTATTCACCCTAGAGACCTATGGTGTTAAGAATATTGTTGGAATTCCATTTGGTTATCGTGGATTTTTTGAAAAAGGCCTAAAGGAAATGCCA CTTTCACGTCATCTAGTGGAGAATATAAATCTTAATGGTGGAAGTTTTCTTGGAGTTTCTCGTGGTGGAGCTAAAACTAGTGAGATTGTTGATAGTATACAG GCCAGGAGAATTGACATGCTTTTTGTACTTGGTGGAAACGGTACCCATGCAGGGGCAAATGCTATCCATGAAGAG TGCCGTAAGAGAAAGCTGAAGGTTTCAGTTGTAGCAGTTCCAAAGACCATTGATAACGATATACTTCTGATGGATAAGACATTTGGTTTTGATACAGCTGTGGAAGAAGCCCAAAGAGCCATTAACTCTGCCTATATAGAG GCACGTAGTGCGTACCATGGTATCGGTCTGGTCAAATTAATGGGAAGAAGCAGTGGGTTTATTGCAATGCATGCTTCCCTTTCAAGTGGGCAGGTTGATGTTTGTTTGATACCAGAG GTCCCATTCACTCTAGATGGAGAACTTGGTGTTCTGCAGCATCTTGAGCATTTGTTAAAGACAAAGGGATTCTGTGTGGTTTGTGTTGCAGAAGCTGCAGGACAA GATCTACTGCAAAATTCAGGTGCTACTGATGCATCAGGAAATGTGATACTTAGTGACATTGGTGTTCACATGCAGCAGAAG ATCAAGACGCATTTCAAGGACATCGGTGTTCCGGCCGATGTGAAATACATTGACCCAACTTACATGGTTCGGGCATGCCGTGCCAATGCATCTGATGCAATCTTGTGCACTGTACTTGGACAAAACGCA GTCCATGGAGCATTTGCGGGTTTCAGCGGCATCACTTCTTGCATCTGCAACACCCACTACGTCTACCTTCCCATCACGGAGGTCATCAAGGCGCCGAAGCGCGTGAACCCCAACAGCAGGATGTGGCATCGGTGCCTCACGTCCACTGGTCAACCCGACTTCCACTGA